GGTCCTTCTTGCAGAGGAGGTTGAAGAGTCTTATACCACTCGGGATTGCTTTTTATCTGTTTTATTTAATTAAAGTACGAATTCTTCGTCAGGAAACACTGGATGGAGTTCAGATATTTTCCATGAACCTTTCTCCTTGGTAAATTTCATGACCAGACCGAGCAAGGAGTCATCTTCGTCTTCTATTGTAAATTCAGCCACCCATTGATTGCCGACTTTTTCTAGGACGTAGTCCTGCCATGCAGCTTCGTCCTGATCCTCATCCTCGTTATCATCATTGTAATCATCATTGTAACCATCATGGGCAAACATAGAGACAGCTGCAGCAGGTATCAGAAAACCTTTTTCTGTAAAGCTGCTGTGAGGCAGCCATTCAATTATTTTTTCCTCAATATCTGACCAATCAATTTCGTCTGCTCCGCTTTCCAGTACCAGCAGCTTTTCTGCTGGATATAAGAGATTAAAGAAGATGTACATTTCTTCCAGCAAATCTCTGATTCCAGCGAGGAGCGCAGGGGCGTCAATGTTTTTGCCATTGCTGTTGTATAAATCAACTAAAGCATCAAATTTGTTGTTGAAATACTCGTCTTGGATATCAAAACTGTAATCCTCACCATCAGCGATTATTGCTTTGAGGTACTGAGTTTCTTCATCTATTGCTTCTTCGAACCATTCTCTTTCATCATCCGATGTTCCCAATAAAAAGGGATCTGTAAACTGTGCCTTCAGTTTGTTATATCCATCAAGATCTGTAAAATTAACATTCTTGCTGAACGCTGTTATCGTTTTTTCAATCTCACTGCGTTCTTTGTCAAGGCTTGTACCTAATGTTCCAAAACAACCGGTAAACATTACTAAAACTGCAAGCAGTATGATGAAGCGGGACTTCGACAGCATTCTACTGTTCATGAGGCGCTCCTCCCTTGGTTTTGGAAACTTACGAGCTTACTTATATATTATGGTAGTATTTGGAATTTGGCAAGGAGAAAATGGGAAAAATTAAAAATAATTTTAGAAGATAAAACCGCGTTCATGATTGAGCAGGTAATATTCGACAAATTTAGAATTAATACCTTAAGATTAGAACTTTGAGGGGAAGATGGAGATGGACATCACTCGCCATAATCGTGAAGCCTGGAATCGCAAAGTTGCACTGGGAAATACCTGGACCATTCCTGTGGATAAACCGACAATTGAGCAGGCCAAGCGGGGCAATTGGAGTGTGTTTTTAACTCCGACAAAACCTGTGCCGCGAGATTGGTTTGGTGATCTTAAGAATAAGCGGGTTTTGTGTTTAGCATCAGGAGGAGGGCAGCAGGGCCCAATTTTGGCAGCGGCGGGGGCCCGGGTAACTGTTTTTGATAACAGCCCGGCTCAGTTAGAGCAGGACCGCTTGGTTGCCGAGCGGGATAAGCTTCGGCTCGCAACTGAGTTGGGTGATATGCGGGACTTAACGCGTTTTCCCAACGCAAGTTTTGATTTAATATTCCATCCGGTATCGAACTGCTTTATCGATGATATTGAACCAGTTTGGTTCGAATGCAGCCGCGTATTAGCTCCAGGTGGTAGTTTGCTGGCAGGATTCTGCAACCCTCTGCTCTACATATTTGACCCTTATCTGTGGGAAGAACAGCAGCTTGCGGTCAGATTTAAGATACCTTATTCAGATTTGGAACAGCTTTCTGCCGAAGAACTTCAGAATAAAATTCTCGATCAAGAACCGCTGGAGTTTGGCCACTCTTTAGAAGAGCAGATTGGCGGCCAGATCCGAGCTGGATTTTTAATAAATGGGTTTTATGAGGATTCCTTTGGCGGCGATTTACTTGATCGGCATATTGATACTTTCATTGCTACCCGTGCAGTGAAACCGCGGAAGATGCACGGAGCGCTCATAATTGACTGAGTTGCTCTGTTTCTCATTTCGGGCTATACTGGTATGTGGTATGAGAGACTAGATTTAGGAGGTGGTTTTAAATGGCTGAAGCGGGAAGAGGACTGTCTGAGCAGACACTGGCAGTTATTACGGCTCTGCAGCAGAATGAAGTTACTGAGCGGCAGATTTACTTAAACCTCTCTCAGCGGGTTAAGAAGGAATCGGATCGAGCCACACTGAAGCGCATAGCCGGCGAAGAAGCTAAGCATGCTGAGACCTGGCGGCGCTACACCAACAAGAAGCTGAGGCCCCAATGGATTAAAGTATGGTTTTATACTCTTGTAAGCATTATTCTCGGCTACACGTTTACGATCAAGATTATGGAAAAAGGGGAAAAGGTAGCTCAGCGCAATTACGGCCAGCTGATTATGGAGGTTCCGGAAGCAGCGCAGATTTTAAGGGAAGAAGAGGAGCATGAGGAAGCCCTAATTGCAATGCTCGATGAAGACCGGCTGCAGTATGTAGGGTCGATGGTGCTCGGTCTTAATGATGCTTTAGTTGAGCTAACTGGTACACTGGCAGGTTTAAGTTTTGCGCTGCAGAATAATAGATTAGTTGCTCTCTCCGGATTGATTACTGGTATTTCTGCAACCCTTTCCATGGCATCGTCTGAGTACTTGTCAGCTCGGTCCGAAGGCAGTACCGATGCATACAAGTCTGCTCTCTATACAGGAGTAATGTATATCTTTGCTGTGGTCTGCTTAGTTCTGCCGTACCTGCTGTATCCAGCAGATCAGTACTTGGCTGCTCTGCTTACGATGTTAGCGATTGTAGTAGTGATTATTCTCGCATTCACCTACTATATCTCCGTTGCCAAAGACCTGCCCTTTAAGAAGCGCTTCACCGAGATGGCGACTATCAGCTTATCAGTGGCAGTGCTTTCATTCTTAGTAGGGTTCTTAGTTAAGCATTTCTTGGGTATCGACATTTAAAGAGCTGCAGGTGATCTCATTGCGAACTGAGCAGGAAATGATGGAGCTGATTCTTAAATTTGCCGAAAAAGACGAGCGGATCCGGGTGGTAGGGATGGAAGGTTCGCGCACCAACGTTAAGGTCCCCAAGGATCAGTTTCAGGATTATGACATTACCTATGTCGTGACAGAAATGGATTCATTCACCAAGGGTGATGGCTGGCTTGATTATTTCGGCCAGCGGATGATTATGCAGAAACCGGAGGCGATGGAACTTTTTCCGCCCGAATTGGGCAATTGGTTTTCATACCTAATGCTTTTTGAGGATGGAAATCGCATTGACTTAACTCTGGTACCCATCAATGAATTGGAGTTATATTTAACCAGCGATAAACTGCTTACGATCTTGCTGGATAAAGATGGACGTGTCCCAATTAAACCAGTTCCGACGGATGTTGACTATCACGTTAAAAAGCCATCAGCGCAGATGTTTGATGATTGCTGCAATGAGTTCTGGTGGGTATCAACCTATGTGGCGAAAGGCCTATGCCGCGGCGAAATCTTGTTTGCCATTGAGCACTTAAACAATTATGTGCGGCCCATGCTTTTGCAGATGCTTGCCTGGCAGGTTGGCATTAAAACCTATTTTTCGCTCAGTGTCGGCAAGGCATATAAGTATTTGGACCAATACCTGGGTAAAGATGATTGGAATCAGCTGTTGGCTACCTATCCTAATGGGACGCCAGATGCAGTGTGGGAGGCATTATTTACCTGCCACCGGCTGTTTCGTAAATCTGCTTCCGATACTGCTGATCGCTTGGGGTTTGCTTATCCGGATTATGATCAAAATGTGTCTCGGTATATTATGCGCCTGCATCGCTGCTATTTTGAAAACATCAAGAATGAAAGCTGACGAGTTTTTCTCAGCTTTTCCCCTCTTCAGACAATAAAAGAAGGGGCAGAAGAAAAAACCCGGTAGTATTACAGTAATCAGATGGGTGGTGGACACTGTGAAAAACTGCCAAATGAAACCAGTAGACAGCGCGAGCGAGGCACAGTGGCTGCTCACTGCGATTGAGAAGCCTTGGAGTCGTTCTCCAGATGCGAACTATGCCGCAGCGGTTGTTCCTTGTGGATTTGTAAAATACCTGCGGTTGCTGCATCCCGCGTACTTAAGTGACAATCAGGAAATCTCTTGGTCAGAAGTGGCGAAACAAACAGGGCGTACACCACACAGTCAAATGCAGTGGCACAGGATTATAAACTGTAGAGATTCGGGGCAGTCTTCACACGATTTGACAGCTCCACAGATAGGTTACCTTCCTGAAAGACAGGCCACGGTACTGGTTGAAATCTTATCCAAACATACACGTACGCCGGAAGAGTGCTTTTTTGCAATTTGGGATGGATGGGGCTATTCACAGCTGGATAAATTCGAAAATCAAACAGCAAGTTTCCAGCTGTGGGAGCGCCGTTATTATTTGGCGACAGGCAGCATCAGTGCCTATCTGGCAGGTGTATCAGTTGGTATGCCGCCAAGTATTTGGTGGCCTCGGGATCGCAGTTGGTGTGCTGCCACTGATATCGATTTGATGTGGACTTATGTTGGTGGAACAAAATCTTGCATTGATGCAGTAATTGTTGATGGCAGACTTGAGGTTTGGGAAGCAGTCCTTGATGACAGAATCGATATCCATGGCGATGACATTAACATAGATTGAGGGGTCAGTTCTGATGAATGAATTGGTGATTGTAAAACCTACCAAGGATGACTTCTCCTCAGCATGTACCGTCTTTGAACTGTCAATCCGCGATGCCTTTGAGCGGGATGGCTTGGGACATCTCAAAGAGGATATTAAAAACGAGATCGAGGAAAAGAAGAATCTGCTGACCTACTCGCTTGTGAATCCAGATTCTGATGTTCACTTTTTCGCTGCTAAACTGGGCGGTAATGTTATTGGCACCATCTCGTTTGGACCTTGCGGAGATGATATTAAAATAGTGACCAATAACGAGCTTGCTGATGTTGGAGAGCTGGGCAGCCTATATGTGCTGCCGCAATTTCAGCGAAGCGGTATAGGTTCAGCATTAATTACAGCCATGATAAACCATCTTAATAAACAGGGGATCGAGCAGTTTTGTTTAGACAGCGGTTATAAGCAGGCTCAGCAGATCTGGTTGAAAAAATTCGGAACACCCTATGCGATCGCACAAGATTACTGGGGCGAAGGGTATGATCACATGGTTTGGCTGTGCAGTGTCAGAGATT
The genomic region above belongs to Bacillota bacterium and contains:
- a CDS encoding rubrerythrin family protein, with protein sequence MAEAGRGLSEQTLAVITALQQNEVTERQIYLNLSQRVKKESDRATLKRIAGEEAKHAETWRRYTNKKLRPQWIKVWFYTLVSIILGYTFTIKIMEKGEKVAQRNYGQLIMEVPEAAQILREEEEHEEALIAMLDEDRLQYVGSMVLGLNDALVELTGTLAGLSFALQNNRLVALSGLITGISATLSMASSEYLSARSEGSTDAYKSALYTGVMYIFAVVCLVLPYLLYPADQYLAALLTMLAIVVVIILAFTYYISVAKDLPFKKRFTEMATISLSVAVLSFLVGFLVKHFLGIDI
- a CDS encoding GNAT family N-acetyltransferase, which gives rise to MNELVIVKPTKDDFSSACTVFELSIRDAFERDGLGHLKEDIKNEIEEKKNLLTYSLVNPDSDVHFFAAKLGGNVIGTISFGPCGDDIKIVTNNELADVGELGSLYVLPQFQRSGIGSALITAMINHLNKQGIEQFCLDSGYKQAQQIWLKKFGTPYAIAQDYWGEGYDHMVWLCSVRDFQTAGKLGS
- a CDS encoding class I SAM-dependent methyltransferase, which produces MDITRHNREAWNRKVALGNTWTIPVDKPTIEQAKRGNWSVFLTPTKPVPRDWFGDLKNKRVLCLASGGGQQGPILAAAGARVTVFDNSPAQLEQDRLVAERDKLRLATELGDMRDLTRFPNASFDLIFHPVSNCFIDDIEPVWFECSRVLAPGGSLLAGFCNPLLYIFDPYLWEEQQLAVRFKIPYSDLEQLSAEELQNKILDQEPLEFGHSLEEQIGGQIRAGFLINGFYEDSFGGDLLDRHIDTFIATRAVKPRKMHGALIID
- the ant(6) gene encoding aminoglycoside 6-adenylyltransferase, translated to MRTEQEMMELILKFAEKDERIRVVGMEGSRTNVKVPKDQFQDYDITYVVTEMDSFTKGDGWLDYFGQRMIMQKPEAMELFPPELGNWFSYLMLFEDGNRIDLTLVPINELELYLTSDKLLTILLDKDGRVPIKPVPTDVDYHVKKPSAQMFDDCCNEFWWVSTYVAKGLCRGEILFAIEHLNNYVRPMLLQMLAWQVGIKTYFSLSVGKAYKYLDQYLGKDDWNQLLATYPNGTPDAVWEALFTCHRLFRKSASDTADRLGFAYPDYDQNVSRYIMRLHRCYFENIKNES